In Acropora muricata isolate sample 2 chromosome 11, ASM3666990v1, whole genome shotgun sequence, one DNA window encodes the following:
- the LOC136889554 gene encoding cannabinoid receptor 2-like, producing MSVVHNTEFLIVGKDLCPKEAAARKIFAAYLCFFSTIGSLAMISRDRFLAVKSPLRYRCHVTRSRAINQIAMVWVMSAILAVIASSPNHFPSASSIFPYLGSALSLGYALTIIGCYIGVLIVNCRHRASMHLYGGLMRTALKREKRVANTVGLILIVFSLTLLPTIIVPIALYHFNGLTPSDTTTLRPFYSSLITLNGLLNPLLNYGRDEDVRRTVRRLTRCKRCCGGVRHCGDVGNGQRHRNLLFFRRNNRVTVGSHQITQNECELRMQDSDQSKS from the coding sequence ATGTCTGTTGTCCACAATACAGAGTTTCTTATAGTCGGTAAAGATTTGTGCCCGAAGGAAGCTGCTGCAAGAAAAATCTTCGCAGCttatctttgtttcttttctacTATTGGTAGTTTAGCAATGATAAGCCGTGATCGTTTTTTAGCAGTGAAGAGCCCCTTGCGGTACCGATGTCACGTGACCAGGTCTCGTGCAATCAACCAAATAGCGATGGTGTGGGTGATGAGTGCAATCCTTGCTGTTATAGCGTCCAGCCCCAATCATTTTCCTTCCGCATCGTCGATATTTCCTTATCTCGGAAGTGCGCTTTCTCTTGGCTATGCCTTAACAATCATTGGTTGTTATATTGGAGTACTGATTGTAAATTGCCGTCATAGGGCTTCCATGCATCTATACGGAGGTCTCATGCGCACAGCTTTGAAGCGTGAGAAAAGAGTAGCTAACACAGTTGGCTTGATCCTTATTGTTTTCTCCTTAACTCTCTTGCCAACTATTATTGTTCCAATTGCATTGTACCACTTTAATGGTCTCACTCCAAGCGATACAACTACTTTGCGGCCGTTTTACTCTAGTTTGATCACTCTTAATGGCCTACTGAATCCTCTACTTAACTACGGCCGCGATGAGGACGTTCGAAGAACGGTGCGCCGCTTAACAAGATGCAAAAGGTGCTGCGGAGGAGTGCGTCACTGCGGCGACGTAGGTAATGGACAGCGACACAGAAATCTGCTTTTCTTCCGACGAAACAACAGAGTGACTGTTGGTTCACACCAAATTACCCAAAATGAATGCGAACTAAGAATGCAAGACTCTGACCAATCTAAAAGC